Genomic segment of Streptomyces alboniger:
GTGATCATCTCGGGCGGCTTCGCCGGCCTCGGCGGCGCCTTCCTCTCGCTGGTCGCCTCCAACATCTATCTGGAGGGCCAGACGGGCGGCCGCGGTTACATCGGCCTCGCCGCGATGATCTTCGGTAACTGGATGCCGGGCGGACTCGCGCTCGGCGCGGGCCTGTTCGGCTACACCGACAGCCTGAAGCTCCGGGGCGGCGGTACGAACGTCCACGCGCTGCTGCTGCTCCTCGCGATCCTGCTGGTCATCGGCGCGATCTACCTCGCCTGGCGCAAGCGCTACGTGCCCGCGGCGATCACCGCGGCCGTCTCCGTGCTGATGTTCCTGTGGTACGGGTTGACGGACGAGGTGCCCAACCAGGTCGTCACCGCCACCCCGTACGTGGTGACCCTGCTGGTCCTCTCGCTCTCCGCCCAGCGGCTGCGGATGCCGAAGGCGGACGGAATGCCGTACCGAAGGGGACAAGGAAAGTGACGACTGCCGCCCAGGACACCGACTGGGACGCCCTGCGGGAAGCCGCGCGCGAGGCCATGTCCCGCGCGTACGCGCCCTACTCGGGGTTCCCGGTCGGCGCCGCGGCGCTGGTGGACGACGGCAGGACGGTCTCCGGCTGCAACGTCGAGAACGCCTCCTACGGCCTCGGCCTGTGCGCCGAGTGCGGCCTGGTCTCGCAGCTCCAGCTGACCGGCGGCGGCCGCCTCACCCACTTCACGTGCGTGGACGGCAAGGGCGAGATCCTGATGCCCTGCGGCCGCTGCCGCCAGCTGCTCTACGAGTTCGGGGGCCCGGAGCTGCTCCTGGAGACGGCCTCGGGCGTGCGCACGCTCGCGGACATGCTCCCCGACGCGTTCGGCCCGCAGCACCTCAACTGACGGCAGGCCCCGCCCCCTTGGAGATCTTGGGTGCGGGGCCACCTTCAGCTCGGGGCTCTATGCGCGTAGAGTCGCCTCGTATCTACGTACGTACGTCGCTGTACTGCTGGAAGGACCGCCATGGACGTCATCTCCGTCATCCGCACCAAGCGCGACCGGGGCGAGCTGACCGATGAGCAGATCGACTGGGTCATCGACGCCTACACGCGCGGCGCGGTCGCCGACGAGCAGATGTCGGCCCTCGCGATGGCGATCCTGCTCAACGGCATGAACCGCAAGGAGATCGCCCGCTGGACCGCCGCGATGATCGCGTCCGGCGAGCGCATGGACTTCTCCTCGCTCTCCCGCCCCACCGCCGACAAGCACTCCACGGGCGGGGTCGGCGACAAGATCACGCTGCCGCTCGCCCCGCTGGTCGCCGCGTGCGGCGCGGCCGTCCCGCAGCTGTCGGGCCGCGGTCTCGGCCACACCGGCGGCACCCTGGACAAGCTGGAGGCCATCCCCGGCTGGCGCGCCCTGCTCTCCAACGAGGAGATGCTGAACGTCCTGGACGGCGTCGGCTCGGTGATCTGCGCGGCGGGCGACGGCCTGGCCCCCGCCGACAAGAAGCTCTACGCCCTGCGCGATGTCACCGGCACGGTGGAGGCGATCCCGCTGATCGCCTCCTCGATCATGTCCAAGAAGATCGCCGAGGGCACGGGCTCGCTCGTGCTCGACGTGAAGGTCGGCACCGGCGCCTTCATGAAGAACATCGAGGACGCGCGTGAACTGGCCTCCACGATGGTGGAGCTGGGCACGGACAGCGGCGTCCGCACGGTGGCCCTGCTCACCGACATGTCGACCCCGCTCGGCCTGACGGCGGGCAACGCCCTCGAAGTCCGCGAGTCGGTCGAGGTGCTGGCGGGCGGCGGCCCGGCGGATGTGGTGGAACTGACCCTGGCCCTCGCGCGCGAGATGCTGGACGCGGCCGGCCTGAAGGACGCCGACCCGGCGAAGGCGCTCGCGGACGGCTCGGCGATGGACGTATGGCGCCGGATGATCGCGGCGCAGGGCGGAGACCCGGACGCGGAGCTGCCGGTGGCACGGGAGCGGCACGTGGTGACGGCCCCGTCGTCGGGTGTCCTGACCCGCCTCGACGCGTACGACATCGGCGTCGCGGCCTGGCGCCTGGGCGCGGGCCGCGCGCGCAAGGAGGACGTGGTCCAGGCCGGCGCGGGCGTCGAGCTGCACGCCAAGCCGGGCGACTCCGTCGAGGCGGGCGCGCCCCTGATGACCCTGCACACGGACACGCCGGAGCGGTTCGCGTACGCGCTGGAGTCGGTGGAGGGGTCGTACGACATCGCGCCGTCGGGCACGGACTTCTCGCCGGGGGCGATCGTGCTGGACCGGATCGGCTAGGGGGCGGTCCTCGGGGGCTGGCCGCCGGGCCGGCTGCGGGTACGTCGTGGCTGATCGCGCAGTTCCCCGCGCCCCTTCGGGGCCCTCTGTGACCAGCGCTTACTCGTACGGGTGAACGGGATCGGTGGACCGCCGCCGGTCCCGTTCGGCATGCTGGGATCGGTGACGCACCGAAAGAGGAGACCGCCATGAGCGCACTCACCGTAGGCCACGGATCGGGGCAGGACTGGGACGACCTCGTCCGGCTCTGGGAGGAGATGGAGTGGCCCGAGGGCAGCAAGGTGGAGATCATCGAAGGGGTCATCACCGTGTCGCCTAGCCCGGCCAATCGCCACAATCTCGTCACGGAGAAGGTGCAGCGCCTGTTGTACTCCGTGCTTCCGGATGACTGGGGCGTCTTTCAGACCCTGTCCGTCGCCGTGCCCTCGAAGCTCGGCATGTTCATCCCCGACCTCGTTGTGATCCCCCTCGCGGAAGTGGAAGCTCCGGGGACGTATGTTCCGGCCGGTGCCGCCGAACTCGTGGTCGAGGTGACGTCCCCCTCCAACGCCCGCCACGACCGCATCAGCAAGCCCGCCGCCTACGCCGCCGCCGGCGTCCCCCTCTACCTCCTCATCGACCGCTGGGCCTCCGGCGGCCCCACCATCACCCTGTACGGCGAGCCCAGGGGCGATGTCTACCGAGTCCTGAGGGCCTGCAAGTTCGGCGAGCCCATCAAGCTCCCCGAGCCTTTCGACCTGGACCTCGACACGAGCGCGTTCCCCCAGGACTGACCGCGGACGGGGCGTCGACCTGCTAGGACGCGATGAGGCGGCTGGTGAAGCCTGCGGTGAGGAGGCTTTCGTACGCGGCATGGACGTCGTCCGGCTGCTCTTGGCGTAGGAGCGACGCGCCATATGCGGCTTGGAGACCGGCAGCACTGAGGTAGCCCGCCTCCTGAACGAGCAGCCCGCCTCCTGAACGAGCAGCCCGCCTTCTGAACGGCACAGTCCGCCCCCTGGACGAGGCAGCCCACCCCCGAAGCGATGAGTTCCGCCCGACCGGACGGTCAACCCTGCGTGGCCGATTCCGAAGCGAACCTCATCCATGTCGCGGGGCCCCTGCGCCCGGGCGACGTCCCGTCCCTGTGCGAGCAGGTCACGGCCGCCCGGCACGGGCCCGGAGACGTCATCTGTGATGTCTCCGCCGTCACCACCGCCGACCTCACCACCGTCGACGCCATCGCCCGCCTGCACCTCGCCGCCCGCAGGGCCGGGGGCGGGATCCGCCTGAGGAATCCCGCCCCCGCCCTGCTGGCACTGCTGGGCCTCGTCGGCCTTGTCGAACTGCTCGGGCTAGTCGTCGAGATGGAGGGGCACCCCGAACAGCGGGAACCACCGCTCGGTGTCCAGGAAGCAGTGGAAGCCGGCGATGCGTCCCTCTGAGATCTCGATGACCTGGATCGACCAGGGCATGAAGCCGCCGTTGTCGGGGTCGGGCTTGTACTGCGCGAAGCCCGGCGTGCCGTTCACGTCCACCGGCAGCAGGCGGCCGTTGGCACACGCGGCGCCCATCGTGGACATGAAGCCGGTGATGTCCGCCGTGCCGCGCAGCCACAGGTCGAACGGCGGCATCGTCATGACGGCGTCCTCGGCGAGCAGCGCGGTCAGCGCTGCCATGTCGTACCCCTCGAAGGCGGCGACATAGCGCTCCAGGAGCTTCTGCTGCTCCTCGTCCAGCGGATCGGAGACGGCCGTGTCGTCCTCCGGCCGCTCGGCGAGGGTGGCGCGGGCCCGCTGGAGCGCGCTGTTCACCGAGGCGACGGAGGTGTCGATCAGCTCGGCGACCTCGCTGGCCTTCCAGGCGAGGACCTCGCGCAGGATCAGCACCGCCCGCTGCTTGGGCGGCAGGTTCTGGAGGGCCGCGACGAAGGCCAGGCGCACCGACTCCTTGGCGACGGCGGCCTCGGCGGGGTCACCCGGCGTCGGCAGGATGCGGGCGTCGGGCATCGGCTCCAGCCAGGTGTTGTCCGGACGCGGGGTGAGCGCCGCCTGCGCCAGCGGGGCGGCGGCTGTCAGGTCCATGGGGCGGGCGCGGCGGTTGCCCGCGTTCAGCATGTCCAGGCAGACGTTGGTCGCGATTCTGTACAGCCATGAGCGGACGCTGGAGCGGCCCTCGAACTTCTCGAAGCTGCGCCAGGCCCGCACCATCGTGTCCTGCACGGCGTCCTCGGCCTCGAAGGCCGAGCCCAGCATCCGATAGCAGTACCCGGTCAGCTCGACCCGGTACTTCTCCAGCGTGACGTCCAGATCGGCCGTCGTCCCTGCGATGTCGCTCATCCCAACCCACCCCTGCGGCTTCCGAGAAGGGCCCGACAGTGAGGCCCGACACACCGGAAGCTACCGCAGCCCACTGACAACGGCCGCCGGAGTGGGAAAACCCGCAGGTGAAATCAGCGCACGCCCGAATGCGGCAGGGGAGAAGAACTCAGCAGGAGCGGGCCACCAGCCCCCGACGCCGCTCCACCCGCGCCACGTGGGAGCCCCACACCGTCACCGACACGACGCCGGTCACCGCGAGCAGACCGAGCGCCACGGTCCCGCCCCAGCCGCCCGCGTGGAAGGCGACGGCGCCGAGCGTGCCGCCCGCGCTGGAGCCCAGGTAGTACGCGGACTGGTAGAGCGCCGACGCCTGCGCCCGCCCGGTGGTGGCCGTACGGCTCACCGACGAGGACGCGACCGCGTGCCCCGCGAAGAACCCCGCGGTGATCAGCACGAGCCCCAGCAGCACCAGGACCAGCGAGGCCGAGAGGGACAGCAGCAGCCCGCCCGCCGTCGTGCCCACCGCCAGGTACAGCGCCCCGCGCCGCCCGAGCCGCGCCACGAGCTTTCCGGCCGCCGCGGAGGAGACCGTACCGACGAGGTAGACGAGGAAGATCGAGCCGATGACGCCCTGGGGGAGCGAGAACGGCGCCTCGGTGAGCCGGTATCCGATCACCGTGTACACCGCGCCGAAGACGGTCATGAACAGCGCGCCGATCGCGTACAGCCTGCACAGAAGCGGGTTGGACAGATGCGTACGCACCGTGCGCGCGAGGGACTTGGGGCTGAGCGAGCCCGGCGTGAAGTGCCGCGGCGCGGGCAGCAGCGCGCGGAAGGCGACCGCGCACAGCACCGCGAGGACGCCGACGACGGCGAGCGCCGCGCGCCAGCCCCAGGCCTGCGCGGCCCAGCCCGTGACGATGCGCCCGCTCATGCCGCCGATGGAGTTGCCCGCCACGAACATGCCGATCGCCCCGACCAGCGCCTTGGGCCGCACCTCCTCGGCGAGGAACGCCATCGCGGACGCCGGAAGCCCGGCGAGGGCCGCGCCCTGCACCGCGCGCAGCGCGATGAGCACCTCGACCGACGGGGCGAAGGGGATGAGGAGCCCGACCACCACCGCGACGGTCAGGGACGCGGTCATCACCGCACGCCGCCCGAAGCGCTCGCTGAGCGCGCTCAGCGGAAGGACGAGGAGAGCCAGTGCGCCCGTGGCCGCCGAGACCGTCCAGCTCGCCGTGCTCGCGCTCGCGCCGAAGTCGGCGGAGAGCAGCGGCAGCAGGGCCTGCGTGGAGTAGAGGAGGGCGAAGGTCGCGACGCCCGCGAGGAAGAGCGCGAAGCTCATCCGGCGGTAGCCGGGACCGCCCGGTGTCAGACGGGAATCGGCGGCAGGGGATGACGGAGTGAGGGCGACCGCATGGGTGGCGGACGCCCCGCTACTGGCAGGAGGCATGCCACGAACGTACGACTCTCTTTTTGATGCGTCCAATGCATGGAAACGCCATAATCGTTCCCATGCCGCATCAGCAGAGGTCACAGCCGCGCCTGTCACACAACAGTGACGTGGAGGACATCGTGACGCTGCTTGCGCCACGCCTCGCGTACTTCGCCGGCGTCGCCCGCACCGAGCACGTCACGCGCGCCGCGCAGGAGATGCAGATCCCCCAGTCGACGCTCTCCCGCGCACTCGTACGTCTCGAACAGGACCTCGGCGTCGACCTGTTCGCCCGCCGCGGCCGCACCGTCTCGCTCACCCCGTCCGGCCGCACCTTCCTCGCCTCGGTCGAGCGGGCGCTCGGCGAGGTGGAGCGCGCGGCCGAGTCGGTGCGCGCCGACGCCGACCCGGCCTCGGGAAAGGTCGCCTTCGGGTTCCTGCACACCATGGGCTCGGAGACCGTGCCCGGCCTGATCCGCGCCTTCCGCGCCGACCACCCCCGGGTGCGCTTCAGCCTCGTGCAGAACTACGGCGAGGCGATGCTGGAGCGCCTGCGCGCGGGCGAGCTGGACCTCTGCCTCACCTCTCCCGTGCCCGACGCCCCCGACCTGGTCGCCCGCCGCCTCGACGAGCAACGCCTGCGCCTGGTCGTGCCCGACGACCACCGCCTCGCCGCCCGCAAGCGGATCCGCCTCGCCGAGGCCGCCGACGAGGCCTTCGTGACCCTGGAGCCCGGCTACGGCCTGCGCCGCATCACGGACGACCTCTGCCAGGAGGCGGGCTTCAAGCCCCGCGTGGCCTTCGAGGGGGAGGAGGCGGAGACCCTGCGCGGCCTGGTGGCGGCGGGCCTGGGAGTGGCCCTGCTGCCCCCGCCGGCCGTACCCCGCCCGGGAGTCGTCGAACTGACGGTGACGGGCCAGCGGGCGGTACGGGAGATCGGCGTGGCCTGGCTGGGCGGTCACCCGGACACCCCGCCGGTGGCGGCGTTCAAGGAGTTCCTGCTGAGCAGAAAGGGAAAACTGCTTCAGCAGGCCGGCGTGCACCAGCCCGGCCCCGGCGGGAGTTCAAGCCCGTCCGGCGATTGAGGACGAACACGGCGAAGCCGGTGATCGACCGCGCCCCGGCGCCGGCTCACCGCCGAAGCGACCGCCCGAACCCCGAGGCGAGCGGCATCCGCAACCCCAAGGGCGGCGGCGCGGCCAACGCGTCCTCCAACGGCCGCGCGAAATCCGTACCGAAGAGCGTCCCCCGCACGAAGTCCGAGGCCAGCGCGAGGACTTCGTCCTGGTGCTGATGAAGCCGGTGCCCGTCGGAGTGCACCTCGAACCGGCACACGTCACGGTTCGTCTTCTTCGCCCGCTCCGCCAGCCGGAACGACAGCTCGGGATCGGTCCGCTCGTCGTTCGTGCCGTGCACGATCAGAACCCGCCGCCCCGCGAGCTGCTTCACCGGCTCGGGCGGCGCCGCCATGTCGTCCTCGGGCAGCCAAGGGGCGATGGCGAGCACGGAGTTGACCGCGCGGTGCCCGGCCGCCCGCAGCGCCGCCCGGCCGCCCATGTCCACCCCGGCCAGGCAGACGGGGACATCGCCGTAGAGGCGTACGACCTCGTCCGCCGCCCAGGCCGTGTCCTCGGCGAGCTGGGCCTGCGCGCCGTTCCAACCCCGGCAGCGGTAGCGCACGACATGCGCGGCGAGCCCGTCCGCCCGCCCGTCGTGGGCCAGCCTGCGCCCCAGCGCGCGCACGGCGCCGGCGGCCAGCGGCGAGGGTCTGCGCGTGGAGGTCTCGGCGCCGCCGGGCAGCAGAAGGGCCACGCCGCCCACCGCCGAAGGGGCCGCTTTGATCACTCGCCCGAGCCTCGGCGTGCCCGCGGGCCCCGCCGTCCCTTGCTGTGCCATGACAGAACAGTGTCAGAAGGCATGGTGTACGCCACCCGTCCGCCGGGTCACTGTTACGTATCGACCAGTGAGTTCTACGCGCGTAGGCGCTAGAGTGCCGAAATGACGAGCCAGACACACACGACCGGTCACACGGACCGTGAAACGCCCAGCGCCGAACAGATCCGCCGCGCCCCCAAGGTGCTCCTCCACGACCACCTCGACGGCGGCCTGCGCCCCGGCACGATCGTCGACCTCGCCCGCGACTGCGGCTACGAGGGACTGCCCGAGACCGACCCCGACAAGCTCGGGATCTGGTTCCGCGAGGCGGCCGACTCCGGTTCCCTGGAGCGCTATCTGGAGACCTTCGCCCACACCTGCGCGGTGATGCAGACGAAGGACGCCCTCAAGCGGGTGGCCGCCGAGTGCGCCGTAGACCTCGCCGAGGACGGCGTGGTCTACGCCGAGATCCGCTACGCCCCCGAGCAGCACCTGGAGAACGGCCTCACGCTCGAAGAGGTCGTCGAGGCGGTCAACGAAGGCTTCCGCGAGGGCGAGCGTCGCGCGAAGGCGAGCGGCCACCGCATCCGCGTCGGCGCGCTGCTCACCGCCATGCGGCACGCCGCCCGCGCGCTGGAGATCGCCGAGCTGGCCAACCGCTACCGCGATCTGGGCGTCGTCGGCTTCGACATCGCGGGCGCCGAGGCGGGCTTCCCTCCCACCCGCCACCTCGACGCCTTCGAGTTCCTCAAGCGCGAGAACAACCACTTCACGATCCACGCGGGTGAGGCCTTCGGCCTGCCGTCGATCTGGCAGGCCCTCCAGTGGTGCGGCGCCGACCGCCTCGGCCACGGCGTGCGCATCATCGACGACATCGAGATCGCCGACGACGGCACCGTCAAGCTCGGCCGCCTCGCGTCGTACGTACGGGACAAGCGCATCCCGCTGGAGCTCTGCCCGACGTCCAACCTCCAGACGGGTGCCGCCACCTCCTACGCCGAGCACCCCATCGGCCTCCTGCGCAAGCTGCACTTCCGAGCCACGGTGAACACCGACAACCGTCTGATGTCGGGCACCAGCATGAGCCGCGAATTCGAGCACCTGGTCGGCACGTTCGGCTACACGCTCGATGACATGCAATGGTTCACAGTCAATGCGATGAAATCAGCGTTCATTCCTTTCGATGAACGGCTGGCCATGATCAGTGATGTGATCAAGCCCGGCTATGCCGAGCTGAAGTCCGAATGGCTGTTCCGCCAGACGGTCTCGACCAGCGCGTCTGCCGGGAGCTAGCGGGTCGTATCGCGTCCTTGCGCGATGTGTCGGCGGCCGGGTTCTTCGTCACCCGGCCGCTTTTCGCTGCCCGCGGGCCGTGATCGGCGGTGTTTACGGTCGTTGAACCGCGCAGATCCCCGTCATCGAATTCGCAAGGACGCATTGAAGATGAAGCAGTCTGCTGCCAAGACCCTCGGTGTCGCCGCTCTCGGTGCCGCCTTCGCCGCCGCCGGTGCCGGTGCCGCGAACGCCGCCGCCGGTCTCCCTGACGTGACCTCGGCCCTGGGCCCGGTCAGCTCGATCCTCCCCCTGGACCAGGCTGCCAAGACGCTGCCCGCCGGCGCCCCCCAGTCGCTCGCCGCCGCGCAGGGCGCCATCGCCGGTGGCCTCACCGCCGTGCAGCCCACCCTCGACAAGGTGACCTCCTCCGCCATGCCGCCCGCGGCCAAGGGCGCCGCGGCTCCCGCCACCGCCGCCCCCGCCACCGCCGCCCCCGTCCCCACCTCCCCGGTCGGCGAGCTGCTCGGCGGCGTGCCCGTGGGCGGCGTGCCCCTCGGCGGCAGCGCCATCAACGGCCTGCCGCTCGGCTGACCCCGCAGCGCACACACCGATGGGGCGCCCCTCCACAAGGAGGGGCGCCCCATCGTGTCGTCACCAGGCGTTACGGGTCTTGCTCTCGTCCGGCAGCAGGAACCACAGGGCGAGGTAGAGCAGGAACTGCGGGCCGGGGAGCAGGCAGGACGCCACGAAGATCACGCGCATCGTGGTCGCGGAAGTGCCGAAGCGCTTGGCCAGGGAGGCGCACACTCCGCCGATCATCCGGCCGTGGGTGGGGCGGGTAAGGGCGGTCATGTCGGGCTCCTTCACGAACCGTAGGGGCGAGGCTGTCGGGTCTGCCTCGATGCTTCAAAGCTACGGGTACCCAACAGGCCGAACGTCGCTCTACGGGGCGATCCCGACCCTGGGAATCGTCGGGGTCGACCCCTGAGGGGCCTCCTCCCGCAGGAGGGCCGTGACGTGCTCCGGATCCACACGGCGACGCAGTCTGGCGCGCACCGCGGGCACCACGGCCACATGAGCCAGAGCGACCCCGAGGGTGTTCAGGAGCAGCGAGTCGATGTCGACGACCTGCCCGGGCACCCCGGTCTGGAGCAGCTCGATGCCGAGCGAGAGCAGCGCACCTGCGGCGACCGTACGCACCAGGGAACCCCACGGCGAGACGAGGAGCCGTCCGCCGGCCAGTGGGAGCAGCACGCCGAGCGGGGCGAGCAGCAGCAGGGCCTCGCCGATCCGGCGGGTCGCCTGGAGGCCGCCGAGCGCCAGATCCGCCTTGATCCCGGCGAGCGGCCGCAGATTCGCGGCGCTCACCCAGGGAACGTCCAGCGGACGCAGCGTGATCCATCCGACGAGCAGAAGGTGCGCGACGAGGAGGAATCCTCCCGCCGCGCGGAAGCGGATGGCGGCAGTACGGCCGCCCGAGCCTTGACGCACGCCCCCCAAGACGCCAGAGGCGGCAGGATCGGTTCCGCGTACCGCCGCGGGCCGTGCGGCGCGTGCCGGGCGCGGGCCCCTACTCCACCGTCTTCGTGGGCAGCGCCACCGTGCCGGGGCGGGAGCGGACCTCGGGCGTGCAGGAGTAGCGCCGCAGCGGATCGTCCCCGGGGCCGCCCATGATCACTGTCTGGTCCTCGGCGGCCGCGGCGCTGTCGGCCAGCGTGCACACGATCTGCGCGAGCGCGAACGCGGACAGGTCCTCGGGCGGCGTACTGAACCGCAGCGTGTCCTCAGGGTCGCCGTCGGCGGGGCCGGAGACCCGCACGCCACCCCGTACGTCCGTGGCGAGGCCCGCCTGCTTCTCGGACTCCGAGGGCGGTGCGGCCAGCTCGTCGAGGAGGGCCTGGGCGATCCGGACCCGGTCGGTGGCCGCCTTGTCCTCGTGGACCCGCACGGTACGGTCGACGGCCACCAGCTGGGCCGCGCACACCAGGAAGACCTCGACGGGAACCCCGCTGCCCGACTGCGAGGCGATGGCGGAGCCCGACATCACGCACGGCACCCGCGACGGCGCGGGCCCGAAGTCGGTGGGCACCTCCGTCGACCTGATCCCGCACCCGGCGAGCGCGGCGGCGAGCACCGCGGTGGCCGCCGCGGCCCGGATCCGACGCCCCTTCACGCCTGGCCTCCCTCGACACGGTCCTCGCTACCGTCCTCGTCGCGGGCCGTGTCCCGCGCGCAGTCCTCCCCGTCGCTCTCGCTGTCGCACGGCAGCCACAGCGTGAAGACGGCGCCGCCCTTGGGGCAGTTGGCCGCGGAGATGTCCCCGCCGTGGATGTGCGCGTTCTCCAGGGCGATGGAAAGCCCCAGTCCGCTGCCCTCGGACCGCGGCCGGGACGCGCTCGCCTTGTAGAAGCGGTCGAAGACGTGCGGCAGGACGTCCTCGGGGATGCCGGGGCCGTGATCGCGTACGGAGATGACGAGCTTCGTGTCCTCGAGCCGCACCGAGACCTCGACCGGGGAACCGCCGTGCTTGAGGGCGTTGCCGATGAGGTTGGCCAGGATGACGTCCAGGCGGCGCGGGTCGAGCCGGGCGGTGATGCCGCGCTCGGCGTCCAGCTCCACCGCGTCCAGCCAGGCGCGCGCGTCGATGCAGGCGGTGATCTGGTCGGCGATGTCGACGTCGTCCAGGACGAGCCGCGCGGTGCCCGCGTCGAAGCGGGTGACCTCCATGAGGTTCTCCACGAGATCGCCCAGGCGGCGCGTCTCGCTCACCACGAGCCGTACGGCGGGCTCGATCATCGGGTCGACGGAACCGGTCTCCGCGTCCAGCTCCTCCTCCAGGACCTCGGTCACCGCGGTGATCGCCGTCAACGGCGTACGCAGCTCGTGCGACATGTCGGCGACGAACCGCCGGGACGCCTCCTCGCGGGCGCTCATGTCGGCGACCTTCTTCTCTAGGTTCTCGGCGGTCCTGTTGAACGTCCTTGAGAGATCGGCGAGTTCGTCGGTGCCGGACACCCGCAGGCGCGTGTCGAGCTTGCCCTCGCCGAGCCGGCGCGCGGCGACGCCCAGGCGGTGCACGGGTTTGAGTACGGTCGTCGCGGCGGCCTGCGCGAGCAGCGCGGAGCCGATCAGCGCCAGACCGGTGGCGATGGCGAGGGACCAGCCCAGCGAACTGAGGTCCTTGGCCTCCGGTTCGAGGGACTTGAGCATGTAGCCGGTCGGGCCGCCGCCGATCACCGTGGCGCCGCCGACCAGGTACGGGGTTCCGTGGTCGACGGTCCGCTGCCAGTACAGGTGGTAGGGGCTGTCGTTGCCGGAGTTGAGCTCCTGCTTCTCGGTGACGGCCTTTTGCAGCGAACCCGGCACCTTGGCGAAGGTGAACGCGTCCAGGTCGGAGTATCCGACGATCCGGCCGCCGCCCTCCTTCTCGGCGACCAGGAGCACGCTGTAGCCCTGGCTGCTGTTGGCCATCTGCCCGGCGGCCGCCTGGAGTTCCTCCTGCGTCGGGTTGGCGCGCAGCGCGCCCGCGCGGGTCTGCATCTGCTGCCGGAAGTCCTTGAGCGCCGCGTCCTGGGCGCGCGTCAGCACGGCCTCGCGGTTGAGCCAGT
This window contains:
- a CDS encoding PspC domain-containing protein yields the protein MTALTRPTHGRMIGGVCASLAKRFGTSATTMRVIFVASCLLPGPQFLLYLALWFLLPDESKTRNAW
- a CDS encoding VanZ family protein; amino-acid sequence: MRQGSGGRTAAIRFRAAGGFLLVAHLLLVGWITLRPLDVPWVSAANLRPLAGIKADLALGGLQATRRIGEALLLLAPLGVLLPLAGGRLLVSPWGSLVRTVAAGALLSLGIELLQTGVPGQVVDIDSLLLNTLGVALAHVAVVPAVRARLRRRVDPEHVTALLREEAPQGSTPTIPRVGIAP
- a CDS encoding sensor histidine kinase; this encodes MTKAQDKLRGLPAARKALLAGLRFTSLRLRLVLVFGLVALTAAVSASGIAYWLNREAVLTRAQDAALKDFRQQMQTRAGALRANPTQEELQAAAGQMANSSQGYSVLLVAEKEGGGRIVGYSDLDAFTFAKVPGSLQKAVTEKQELNSGNDSPYHLYWQRTVDHGTPYLVGGATVIGGGPTGYMLKSLEPEAKDLSSLGWSLAIATGLALIGSALLAQAAATTVLKPVHRLGVAARRLGEGKLDTRLRVSGTDELADLSRTFNRTAENLEKKVADMSAREEASRRFVADMSHELRTPLTAITAVTEVLEEELDAETGSVDPMIEPAVRLVVSETRRLGDLVENLMEVTRFDAGTARLVLDDVDIADQITACIDARAWLDAVELDAERGITARLDPRRLDVILANLIGNALKHGGSPVEVSVRLEDTKLVISVRDHGPGIPEDVLPHVFDRFYKASASRPRSEGSGLGLSIALENAHIHGGDISAANCPKGGAVFTLWLPCDSESDGEDCARDTARDEDGSEDRVEGGQA